The genomic stretch GAAGCAGCCGCCAGCGATGCGCTCCTGGGGATCGAAGGCGTGATTGGAGGTGTAAATGCTGACGCGGGGGCCGAGGAGGACGTTGTGGCCGATGTCCACAGATGCGCCATCGAGGATGATGCAGTCGAAGTTGGCGTAGAAGCGGTTGCCAAGGGTGATGTTGAAGCCGAATTCGCAGCGGAAGTGGGGCTCGAAATGGACGCTGTGGCCGACGCTTTTGAGAAACTCGCGAAGGAGAGCTTCGCGCTGCGCGGGTGGCTGGCCGAAGCTGGCATTGTAGGCCGTGGTGGCGAAGACGGCGCACTCGCGAGCCTGGATGAGCTCGGGCGTGAGGTCATTGTACATGGCTCCGGTGAGGATGTGCTGGCGCTGGTCTTCGAGGGTCATGGGCGTGAGGGCTGGAAGGAGTTCGCATGCGGGACCGGGGATGGATGCCGGGCCGAGCCTTCCAAATGTGACATTCTTATGGTTAGGCGTGGAGAGGGGCTGTGGAGGCTTGAGGGTGATGTCACGTTAAAGAGGCGGGGCTTGGCAAGCCCCGCTCCTTGGGGCGTAGGGAGGCTCGGTCGTGAGCGAGCCGACGGAAGGAGTGGGACGCTACGCGTCCGGTGATTTAGGACGCGGAGAGGTGCGAAGCCGCGAAGCGAATCTCCGCGCTCCTCTCTGGGCCGGTGGTCGTTGGAGATGGGAGAGCATTTCGAAAGCGCCAGAGGACTGGCGCAGTCCAGGACGCTTTGCGGTGGCGGTGACGCTACTGCTTAACTGGCCGTCTGTTTGGCCTTGGCATCGTTGTTTTCGCGGGAAACCTTGCGGGCGACGGAGACGATGTGGTTGCAGGCCTCCATGCACAGGAGCGGCACGCAGCGACCCGCGGCCATTCCAGGAACGAGACCCGCATCCGCGCCCAGTTTGACGACGGCAGGGCCGCCGAGGGGCTGTGCTGAATCGAGACCAAACACAATACGCCGGAGGCACTTTGCCTCTACCTGACAAGTGCTACCGATGATCTCTCCCGCCTGGGCATCGGTGATACCATTGGCAAAGCGGTACATGCCGGTCTGCCGACCCAGGAGGCTGCGCAGCGGCACTGGAACCAAGGTGCCAGCGGCCTGCGCGAGAGCCATGCCCAAAGCAGCCGGATAGAAGAACTCCAGCGCGAGCAGCAGCTCCTCCACATCCGCTACCTGTAGCGCCCAGCCGCGGCGGAGCGTCGCGGCGGTCTTGATGGGCCGGAAAGCGCCTGTCTCATCACAGCGTGCGATTTCCCGCGCCGCTGGCGCACCGACATGCTGGGTGAGTCCGTCCAAGGGCAGGTCTGCATCTGCGACGTGGCGCAGAAGGTAGCCCGGCCCTTCTGGAACAAAGAGCACCTGCCCCATGACATCGCGCCCTTCTGCCATCCAGCGCAGGAGCCCTTCCTTTAGCAGCGGGCGTGGTGCCGCCATAGCACTCGCCTGCACGCCATGCTTAGCATCAAAGTCATGGACCTGGTCCAAGATGACCTCCGCCATCAGCGGCTCAGTCCCGATGGCGCTGCTATAAAACAGATTCCGCCCATGCATGAGGATGGGGTTTTGCCGGAAGACCTCCATTTCGCTGAGGGCCTTGCCGGGTTCTTTCTCCATGCCCAGCAGCACGGGAATGTCCTGGAAACTGTGTAGACCATCGGCAATGAAAAACGGCACCACGACGACATTCGCAGCGGTGGTCATGGTTACCCAGTCTGAGACCAGCGGAGCCTCCTCCATGTAAGCATCGACGACCTCCGCAAAACCATAACCGCCGTCCCGGATCAGCCGCACCTGCTCCTGGATAGCCTTGGTGGAGTTGTCATTCAGATTGGTGCCGTGGCCGACGATGATGAGGCTGGTCTCCGCCCTGGGCACGCCGGGGGCCACTTCATCCGCACGCTGCAGCAGCAGGCGTGTCATGTTTGGGTGGATGCCCACGGGATCACAGTAATGGATCGTCTTTCCATCCCGCTGGGTCACGGGGCCGTCCAGGCGTAGTTCCCGGGGCAGGACCTGCTGGCAGAAGTAGCCCTCGCTGATGAAATTCGGCACGATGTAGATGACATCGCTGTCCACGGACTCGAACACCTCGCGCATGGTGGGCTCTTCCTTCCAGAAGCAGCAGACCACCTCCCGGAAGATGCCCCGGCGGCGGATCTCATCCGCATGGCGGTGCGTGGGCGCGCTGGAGTCTGGGTTCAGAGTGGAACCGTGGCCAACAATAATCAGGGCAGCGTGGGAGTAGGGAGAATTCAAAGCGGGATGATATACGACACCACAGAAAGCACAGACCCACCGATCTCACAGGAAAAAATCTTTTGGGTGTGGGGCTCCCTTTCTGCCCAAACTCTAACCTCTCACCGGAACACCATGTGCGCGCCGAGGGGGCGGTCATCGAAGGTGACGGGGAGGCGGATGGCGCGATGGAGGAGATCGAGATAATCGGCGCAGGGGATTTCGTAGCCGCCGAGGCTGGCGAGGTGATCGGTGGTCCACTGGGTGTCATGGACGATGAAGCCGCGCTCTTTCAGACGCCATTGCAGGTGGGTGAGGGCGACCTTTGAGGCTTGGGTCTCGCGGCTGAACATGCTTTCGCCAAAGAAGGCCCCGCCGATTGAGACGCCGTACACGCCACCCACAAGACGACTGCCGCGCCACACCTCTGCGCTGTGGGCAAAGCCGAGGCGGTGGAGCTCCTGGTAACTGTCCAAAATCGCGTCGGTGATCCAGGTTTCGGGTCGGTCGGCACAGCCGCGCATCACATCGCCGAAGGAGGTGTTCCACCGAACTTCAAAGGGGTGATCCCGCAGGTAGCGGGCAAAACGGCGTGGGACGTGAAAATCCGCGATGGGCAGGATGCCGCGATGCGGTGGCCGGAACCATGAGATGCGCCCGCCCTCATCCCCCATGGGGAAGGCACCTTCGCAGTAGGCGCTGAGGAGTTGGACAGGATCGAGCATGTGGCAGGGAGAACTTAGCGATAGGGAAGTGCGGCCCATTTGCAACCCGGTGTGCAGCAAATCCCGCGAGGCGAGTCCGCTGCCGCTTGCCATTAGGCTGCCGCCGCCGGTATGCTGCGAACAACGCTATCCTGTCCCCGGCCCGCCTTTTCTGAAAACCGGGTGCCGGACAGAGGACGTTCTGTTTGCACACACTTTTATGGAAATCGACCTCACCGGCCCTCTGCGGGAAGACGCCTATCTGATTCTCTCTGGACTCGTCACCCCACGCCCCATCGCCCTCACGACCACGGTGGATCTGGAAGGACGGGTGAATGCCGCCCCATTCAGTTTCTTCAACGTCCTGGGGGACAGCCCGCCCATCGTGGGGCTGTGCCCCGGCGACCGCGCCCCAGGCATCCCGAAGGACACGGCACGGAACATCCGCCTGACCCATGAATTCGTCATCAATCTGATTGATGAGCCCCTGGGCCTGCAGATGAACCACTGCGCAGCTGCTTTGCCTCCGGGGGAAAATGAGCTGCTTCACTCAGGGCTAACCCCGATAGCCTCCAGCGTCGTCAAACCACCGCGCATTGCCGAGGCTCCGGTCGCGCTGGAATGCCGTAGCCACAGCATCATCGAGATCGGCGACAACCGCCTGATCATCGGGGAGGTCCTGAGGGTTCATGTCCGCGATGGTATTTTCGACCCTGAGACCTGGCATGTGCAGCCGGGGACCTATCACCCTATCGGGCGGATGCAGGCACCGCACTGGTACTGCCGCACGACAGACATGTTTGAAATGAAACGGCCCCGGTAGATACCCTTTGCTACCCCCCACCCAAGCACGGGGGGCCTGATTCCGGGTTGCTTGTGTGCGGTGACGTGACTAGAATCAACGTTCAATTCCAAAAACTGTTCTGCCTTTCCTCATGAGACTTTCGTGCCTCCTCCTCGCTGCCAGCGCCGCCCTCACTCTCGCTTCCTGTGAAAGCACTGGCCGCGTGGATGCCAGCTACCCGACGGTGGCCGAGCTGGACCGCCTGGACACCCAGTGGGGCCTGCCGCCCCGTGCCTCCCGTGGCGCACCGAAGCGTTCGTACCAGTACAGTGCCCCAGCACCCACTTACAGTGCTCCGGCTTCCTCCGCCACCCCTTCCGCCCCTCCGCGTGAGGTGCTGAACACGCCGCCGCCGAATGCCGCCCCGGTGCCGCTGGACCCCGCCCTGCGCTAAGTCCCCTGGCCTTCTGGGCCGCCCATTGCCCCCTTGCTGAAAAAAATCGTCCCCTCCGCTGTGAAGCTTCTTTCCGCCCTTCTTCTGCTCGCCATCGGCCTCGGCCAACCTGTGTCTGCCCAGGAGGCTGCGCCCCCGCTGCCCACCACGACCCTACCGGCCACAGTGCAACCGCCGGGCGGCATTCCGAATCTGCCCGTCACACCCCTAGCGCCCATTGATAAGATGGCGGAGCAGGCCCAGCGCGAACTCTTTGAAGCTGCCGAGCGTGGCAATGCCACTGGGGCCAGCAGTGCCACCGCCATTCCTGGCGGACCTATTGTGACCACCACTGGCCGCAAGACCACCTTTGCCGCGCCGAAGGTGGAGGACCCGGCCGGATGGCCGAAAGATTCCCAGCGCAAGCTGGCCGTGATGGAAGTCAGCTTTGGCGGCACCATCGAAACCGTCATGTTTGAGCTTTACGCCAATGACGCTCCGATGACCGTCTCTAACTTCATGGACAACTGCGAGACGGGCTCTTACAACGGCCTTGCCTTTCACCGCGC from Prosthecobacter algae encodes the following:
- a CDS encoding sugar O-acetyltransferase — encoded protein: MTLEDQRQHILTGAMYNDLTPELIQARECAVFATTAYNASFGQPPAQREALLREFLKSVGHSVHFEPHFRCEFGFNITLGNRFYANFDCIILDGASVDIGHNVLLGPRVSIYTSNHAFDPQERIAGGCFAKPVKIGDNVWIGGGVHITPGVTIGEGSIIGAGSVVTRDIPPQVIAAGVPCRVIRSITEADRTGFQPA
- a CDS encoding CbiX/SirB N-terminal domain-containing protein; the encoded protein is MNSPYSHAALIIVGHGSTLNPDSSAPTHRHADEIRRRGIFREVVCCFWKEEPTMREVFESVDSDVIYIVPNFISEGYFCQQVLPRELRLDGPVTQRDGKTIHYCDPVGIHPNMTRLLLQRADEVAPGVPRAETSLIIVGHGTNLNDNSTKAIQEQVRLIRDGGYGFAEVVDAYMEEAPLVSDWVTMTTAANVVVVPFFIADGLHSFQDIPVLLGMEKEPGKALSEMEVFRQNPILMHGRNLFYSSAIGTEPLMAEVILDQVHDFDAKHGVQASAMAAPRPLLKEGLLRWMAEGRDVMGQVLFVPEGPGYLLRHVADADLPLDGLTQHVGAPAAREIARCDETGAFRPIKTAATLRRGWALQVADVEELLLALEFFYPAALGMALAQAAGTLVPVPLRSLLGRQTGMYRFANGITDAQAGEIIGSTCQVEAKCLRRIVFGLDSAQPLGGPAVVKLGADAGLVPGMAAGRCVPLLCMEACNHIVSVARKVSRENNDAKAKQTAS
- the aat gene encoding leucyl/phenylalanyl-tRNA--protein transferase, whose product is MLDPVQLLSAYCEGAFPMGDEGGRISWFRPPHRGILPIADFHVPRRFARYLRDHPFEVRWNTSFGDVMRGCADRPETWITDAILDSYQELHRLGFAHSAEVWRGSRLVGGVYGVSIGGAFFGESMFSRETQASKVALTHLQWRLKERGFIVHDTQWTTDHLASLGGYEIPCADYLDLLHRAIRLPVTFDDRPLGAHMVFR
- a CDS encoding flavin reductase family protein, which gives rise to MEIDLTGPLREDAYLILSGLVTPRPIALTTTVDLEGRVNAAPFSFFNVLGDSPPIVGLCPGDRAPGIPKDTARNIRLTHEFVINLIDEPLGLQMNHCAAALPPGENELLHSGLTPIASSVVKPPRIAEAPVALECRSHSIIEIGDNRLIIGEVLRVHVRDGIFDPETWHVQPGTYHPIGRMQAPHWYCRTTDMFEMKRPR
- a CDS encoding peptidylprolyl isomerase yields the protein MKLLSALLLLAIGLGQPVSAQEAAPPLPTTTLPATVQPPGGIPNLPVTPLAPIDKMAEQAQRELFEAAERGNATGASSATAIPGGPIVTTTGRKTTFAAPKVEDPAGWPKDSQRKLAVMEVSFGGTIETVMFELYANDAPMTVSNFMDNCETGSYNGLAFHRAIENFIVQTGDPLTSDEGARDRWGTGGESKTVPAEIKRTHRKGAVAMGRRSDKVNPGRKSNGYQFYFSLGNYGSMDGKYTVFGQVVSGIETLEKISNMPVDGNDCPIARIEIKSIKVIDHKGPLYATQQDTGDSRKYSKPAAAKGFFERFIERVW